AAGCCTGAAGCGCTCTCATCCCTGCTCCCTCTCAGAGTATCTCAACAACACCAACAGAATAGCCCACCACCATAGTAGGTCCAGTAGTACGGTTATCAGAGGCTTCCTCCACCCCACCGCAGTGCAGCACAGGCCCAACCAGCCCAGGCAGCCCAAGCCTCACCGGGCCCCCTCCTCCAACATAGACCTCTGGGATTCCCCCAGTGGGCTTCACCTGGCTCATGCTGCAGAGCTGCTGATGAGGGCTGGGGCCTTGACACTGACCCCCACACCCAAGAACCAGGGCCCTCTGGGcgggctgggggctggggggaatggggaggaggtggaaggTGGGTCCAGGGTTGAAGGGGACAGCATGGGTTGTGTGACAGACTTCCTGCCACTGCTAGGCTGCTCCTGGTTCTCCTTGAACCCAGGCCTGTTTGCTCTGACAGCGGGAGGAGGGGGATTCCTGACTGGTGGTGGAGGGTCAATGGGAATGGCTGGCGTTGGGGAGGGTGTGGAGGGGTTGCGAGGCGAGAGCTCGTCCCCTGGCGGCGGGGGGGGAGCtgggagaaggaagaggaagcGATGTGGAGAGTGTGTGCCATGTCGACGGATGGGGAACTGTGAAGAGTGCAGCGCCTGCCGCAACCGTAAGACCGGACACCAGATCTGCAAGTACAGGAAGTGTGAGCAGCTGAAGAAGAAGGCAGCCACTGGGTTAGAGGTGAGAGGAAGTGGAGAAACACTCACCTAAATACACACTATTGGAATGGCCATTCTGACTTTATTTCAGGTTTTACAACTGCTGTCCAaagtaatatacactgagtgctatttccatgacgtagactgaccaggtgaatccaggggaCGAACCCTTATTGATTTCACCTGTAAAATCCACTTGAATCAATGTATATCAAGgataggagacaggttaaagaaggatttttaagccatgagacaattgagacatggttttgtgtgtgtgaatggcaaaacaaaatatttaagtgcctttgaacggagtatGGTAGTAAATTCCAGGCTCAACCATGCTGAGTTTCTcaggctcaacagtttcctgtgtgtatcaagaatggtccaccatccaaaggacatccagccaacttgacacaactgtgggaagcattggagtcaacatggtccagcatcgccgtggaacactttcgacaccttgtagagtccatgaattgaggctgttctgagggcaaatgggggtgcaactcaatattaggaagatgttcttaatgtttgtacactcagtgtatacctcTTTAATAGTACTGTGTTCATTTGTTACTGTCAATGGTCTTGAGGTGTAATAGTCTGTATACATGTGTTTGTGTTTTGAGTGGACCACTGCCTTCTGACCTTTCTCCTCTGCTTTCATAGAAGATGGTGTTTCCGTCAAGAGCAGCGTTTCCATGGCTACAATAGGATTCCACCTATCTTTCCCATGAACTGCCAGTCAAATTAAATAGACTCCGCCCATTTGGAATGTGATCATGGATACTCTGGGCGTACAAAGTCAATTCAGGTGGCCTTGTTGGATTGGCTTGGAGAGTACAGTATCTTCGACAATCAAAAACATGAAGATGAAAACTCAATAAAGAAAAGATAAGTCATACCAATGGATTTACATATTGTTGGGCCCAAAATGAACCACCTCATTAACCACAGAGTTGTTTATTCATTGAAAATGTAACTCCTTTTTATACTCCATTTTGGAACATTTTGTCATCGAAGTTTCTGACCTGGACGTTTCCATATAAGCTAAACCAAGGACAGACTGGTCATAATATGAtgtttatgtttgtttttctattcaTGTCACAGCTAATACAATGATGAGTAGTAGATGTACTTAAGTCCTGATTAGTGTCTAGTTCTTACACCTCTACGGTCTGCCTTCTGAATAAAGACAAGGAAActgcctgtctatgtgtgtgttgggatgagtgtctctgtgtgtattttAGGGGCTGACTGATCCCTGTCTATTTCCAGTGGGGCTTTATGTAGTGTGTCTTGGGGGAGGCATGCATGATGGCCTGACAGAGTGGAGAGCCTTATcactacattacacacacacacacacacacacacacacacacacacacacacacacacacacacacacacacacacacacacacacacacacacacacacacacacacacacacacacacacacaaccaaaactTACACAAACAAAATATATGAAAATGTGACTCCCCATTCACACTCATTCCCATTCACACTCATTCCCATTCACACACTGATTCAAATGTTTAAATTCTATTCCTGATCATGCAGTATGCagacacactcatactctctcacacagtaATATTGTGATTGCAGAGAGTATGGCTCACACAGACAGGGGGTTTGGAGGTTGCCGTGACGATTGTTGATGAGATAGGACTTTCTTCCTCCACCGCTCACTCAGGGGGACGGGTGGATGGCGTAACCATGGAAATGGCAGGGTGAGGTGTCACGCTATAATTGGGCAATTGCTTACACTTCCTGTGTGCCTTCAGTCAGAGaacctgtgcgtgtgtgtgtgtgtctgcttgttgGTGTGTCTTACAGAGGTACTGCCCACTCAGGCAAATAATCAGGTAGCACGCTATTACTAATCCCACTGAATAAAAAACATGTCCTATTGTGCATCGCTTTCTCGCGTACAAAGGGATTTTATATTCCCGGATCTCCACTTTCCCCTTGTGCCTTTCCAGTCATTTGGAGATGAATCCCCCTTCCTCCGGAAATCTGTGTCACCCTCTGGCCGTGAGGTCTGGAGCCTCCCCAAACGCCTGCAGAGTCTAGCTCTGATGCCCTGCTAGAtggcaggagggagaggagagggggaggggaggggagggggaggggagacaggagatggAGATAGTAGGGGAAGAGTGAAGGGGCAAGTAAAAAAAGGGAAGTGGTCGGACCGATCCCTAGAgaaatggagaggtagagagatggaggaataaaGATGGATGCATTGTTGAAAATATAGAATGACCCTGGTTCTAAGTCTGTCCTCTCAATCCACAGTTGGACCTAGCTATGTTAGTCCCTGCAGCCAGCTGTTGCATGGCTCAGTAATGCTACACTGGTTGGATCCTACTACAGCAGTGCTAGCAGGGCATCATAGAAGAAGAGGCCATTGTTCCTGAATCCTAAAGACACACTTTCATCTGTGCTGGTGGTACATGAGACATGCTTTATTGAGTTGGTAGAGATATAGTTGTGCTGAATGTGCTCATGCAGCCAGCCTGTTTCTGTCGCCACCATGCCGCCACTAGCTAATCAAGTTACCACTAGGTCCTTTTGatccttttgtgtgtgtgtgtgttggtgtgtgtgtgttattattcctctctccctctttattaatcccctctctctctttattaagcctctctctattaatcctgtctctctctttattaatcctccctctttattaatcctctcgccctctttattaatcctctctctctctttattaatcccctatctctctttattaatcctctctctctttattaatcccctctctctctttattaagcctctctctattaatcctgtctctctctttattaatcgtctccctctttattaatcctctctctctttattaatcccctctctctctttattaagcctctctctattaatcctgtctctctctttattaatcgtctccctctttattaatcctctctctctttattaatcccctctctctctttattaagcctctctctattaatcccctatctctctttattaatcctctctctatttattaatcccctctctctctttattaagcctctctctattaatcctgtctctctctttattaatcgtctccctctttattaatcctctctctctttattaatcccctctctctctttattaagcctctctctttattaatcctctccctctttattaatcctctctctctctttattaatcctcccCCTCTTTATTAATCAACTCtttctttattaatcctctctctctttattaatcctctccctctttattaagcctctccctctttattaatcctctctatCTTTATTAATCCTTTCCCTCTTTattattcctctccctctttattaatcctctccctctttattaaacctctccctctttattaatcttctctctctctttattaatcctctctctttattgatcCACTCCCACGTTATtaatcctcactctctctctctttattgaccctctctctctctttattaatcctctctctttattgatgCTCtatctttattaatcctctctctttattaatcctctctttattaatcctctctctctttattaatcctctctctttattaatcctctctttattaatcctctctctctttattaatcctctctctctttattaatcctctctctctctttattaatcctccctctttattaatcctctctctttattaatcctctctctttattaatcctctctttattaatcctctctctctctttattaatcctctctctctctttattaatcctccctctttattaatcctctctctttattaatcctctctctctttattgatcctctctctttattaagcctctctccctctttattaatcctccctctttattaatcctctctccctctttattaatcctctctctctctttattaatcccctctctctctttattaatcccctctctctttattaatcccctctctctctttattaatcctctctctctttattaatcccctctctctctttattaagcCTGTCTCTattaatcctgtctctctctttattaatcctctccctctttattaagcctctctccctctttattaatcctccctcgttattaatcctctctccctctttattaatcctctctctttattaatcccctctctctctttattaatcccctctctctttattaatcccctctctctctttattaagcctctctctattaatcccctctctctctttattaatcctctatctctctttattaatcctctccctctttattaatcccctctctctttattaatcctctccctctttatgAATCCTCTCTATCTTTATTAATCCTTTCCCTCTTTattattcctctccctctttattaatcctctccctctttattaaaCCTCTCCCAcgttattaatcctctctctctctctctttattgatcctctctctctctttattaatcctctctctttattaatcctctctctttattgatcATCtgcctctttattaatcctctctctctttattaatcctctctctctctttattaattctctccctctgtattatTCCTCTCCTTTATTAATCCActccctctttattaatcctctctctctctttattaatcctctctctctttattaatccactccctctttattaattctctctctctctttattaatcctctctctctctctttattaatcctctccctctttattaatcctctctctctctctttattaatcctctctctttattaatcctctctctttattgatcATCtgcctctttattaatcctctctctctttattaatcctctctctctctttattaattctctccctctgtattatTCCTCTCCTTTATTAATCCActccctctttattaatcctctctctctttattaatccactccctctttattaattctctctctctctttattaatcctctctctctctctttattaatcctctccctctttattaatcctctctctccctctttattaatcctctctctctctctttattaatccactccctctttattaatcctctctctctctttattaatcctctctctctctttattaatcctctccctctattaatcctctctctctctctttattaatccactccctctttattaatcctctctctctctctttattaatcctctctctctctctttattaatcatctccctctttattaatcctctctctctttattaatccacTCCCTCTTTATGAATCAtctccctctttattaatcctctccctctttattaatccactccctctttattaatcctctccctctttattaatcctctctctctctctttattaatccactccctctttattaatcctctctctctctttattaatcctctccctctttattaatcctctctctctctctttattaatcctctctctctctctttattaatcctctccctctttattaatcctctctctctctctttattaatcctctccctctttattaatcctctctctctctctttattaatcctctccctctttattaatcctatctctctctctttattaatccactccctctttattaatcctctctctctctctttattaatcctctccctctttattaatccactccctctttattaatcctctccctctttattaatcctctctctctctctttattaatccactccctctttattaatcctctctctctctttattaatcctctctctctctctttattaatcctctccctctttattaatcctctctctctctctttattaatcctctccctctttattaatcctctctctctctttattaatcctctctctctctttattaatcctctccctctttattaatcctctccctctttattaatcctctctccctctttattaagcctctccctctttattaatcctctccctctttattaatcatctctctctttattaatcctctccctctttattaatcctctccctctttattaatcctctccctctttattaaacctctctctctttattaatcctctccctctttattaatcctctccctctttactaatcctctctctctctctttattaatcctctccctctttattaatcctctccctctttattaatactctctctctctctttattaatcctctccctctttattaatcctctccctctttattaatcctctctctcctctttattaatcctctccctctttattaatcctctctccctctttattaagcctctccctctttattaatcctctctctctctttattaatcatctctctctttattaatcctctccctctttattaatcctctccctctttattaagcctctccctctttattaatcctctctccctctttattaagcctctccctctttattaatcctctccctctttattaatcctctccctctttattaatcctctctctctctctttattaatcctctccctctttattaatcctctccctctttattaatcatctccctctttattaatcctctctccctctttattaagcctctccctctttattaagcctctccctctttattaatcctctctctctctctttattaatcctctccctctttattaatcctctccctctttattaatcctctctctctctctttattaattctctccctctgtattatTCCTCTCCTTTATTAATCCActccctctttattaatcctctctctctttattaatccactccctctttattaattctctctctctctttattaatcctctctctctctctttattaatcctctccctctttattaatcctctctctccctctttattaatcctctctctctctctttattaatccactccctctttattaatcctctctctctctttattaatcctctctctctctttattaatcctctccctctattaatcctctctctctctctttattaatccactccctctttattaatcctctctctctctctttattaatcctctctctctctctttattaatcatctccctctttattaatcctctctctctttattaatccacTCCCTCTTTATGAATCAtctccctctttattaatcctctccctctttattaatccactccctctttattaatcctctccctctttattaatcctctctctctctctttattaatccactccctctttattaatcctctctctctctttattaatcctctccctctttattaatcctctctctctctctttattaatcctctctctctctctttattaatcctctccctctttattaatcctctctctctctctttattaatcctctccctctttattaatcctctctctctctctttattaatcctctccctctttattaatcctatctctctctctttattaatccactccctctttattaatcctctctctctctctttattaatcctctcctctttattaaatctctctctcctctttattaatcctctcctctttattaatccactccctctttattaatcctctctctctctttattaatcctctctctctctctttattaatcctctccctctttattaatcctctctctctctctttattaatcctctccctctttattaatcctctctctctctttattaatcctctctctctctttattaatcctctccctctttattaatcctctccctctttattaatcctctctccctctttattaagcctctccctctttattaatcctctccctctttattaatcatctctctctttattaatcctctccctctttattaatcctctccctctttattaatcctctccctctttattaaacctctctctctttattaatcctctccctctttattaatcctctccctctttactaatcctctctctctctctttattaatcctctccctctttattaatcctctccctctttattaatactctctctctctctttattaatcctctccctctttatta
Above is a genomic segment from Oncorhynchus gorbuscha isolate QuinsamMale2020 ecotype Even-year linkage group LG23, OgorEven_v1.0, whole genome shotgun sequence containing:
- the LOC124011258 gene encoding CXXC-type zinc finger protein 5-like translates to MADTLDMSGPSSPEQQRANRILSEPLRRSLKRSHPCSLSEYLNNTNRIAHHHSRSSSTVIRGFLHPTAVQHRPNQPRQPKPHRAPSSNIDLWDSPSGLHLAHAAELLMRAGALTLTPTPKNQGPLGGLGAGGNGEEVEGGSRVEGDSMGCVTDFLPLLGCSWFSLNPGLFALTAGGGGFLTGGGGSMGMAGVGEGVEGLRGESSSPGGGGGAGRRKRKRCGECVPCRRMGNCEECSACRNRKTGHQICKYRKCEQLKKKAATGLEKMVFPSRAAFPWLQ